The segment AACTATTGTTTTCTACTAGTGTTGCCCACTCTAAACGAACGGTATATGGTTGCTTTTGTTCTGCTTTGAAATAATTAAAGGCAACGGACAAAACACCAGCACCTACATAAGGGTAAGATAACACCCAAGGACCGTTGATATCATTGTTGTTATGCCTCCAGACGTCTTCTCCTCCAATTTCAATTAATTCGGCGTCACCGTTACGGGCGTTGATAACCCCGCCAGAATAAATTTGTATAAAGCTCCATGCTGCCAGACTCAGTTTCCCCGGAGAGCTAAAATCAAAGTCAAGTATTCCGCAAACAAAAATTTGTAGTCTTATGGCTGAGTAATCAAGATTGCCAGAAAGATTGATTTTTTTACCTGACGGGATGCAAACTATCTGATCTGCAGTAGGAACACCAATTGGACTCCATGAATTAGGATCATTCCAATCGCCCCCGGCTGGTGCAGATGGCACGGCAACTTTTGTGCAGTTGGTAGGCATGGTATTACACTTGGGATAAGGTGTAGGTGCATGAGGCCAATATGTTTGCGCTAATGAGAATAAACCTGAAAAAAGAAAAAAGAAAGCAAGTAAAAATTGTTTCATGAGAAGTGAACCATTAATAAATAACGTAAACGGAATAAGTTAACGGTTCGTTTCAGGGGGATGGATCACTTATAAGTGGGGCTGAATAGGTTGAGCGCTAAGTGATAATTCTTAAGGATCTTGGGTGGAAGACCGTAAAAATACTAATGATTCTGACTTATGCAAGCATTCACGAAAGTATTTCTTCCATCTTCATGCTGCGGGAGCCTTTAATAAGGAGGTGCGTATTTGTAAACTGCTGGTTTTTAAACCAATCACGTGCTTCAGCTGAAGATTTAAAATTTTCAAAAGAATGAGAGATTTTGTTGAAATCACCCCCAACCAGCACCACCTTATGCCAGTTGAACTTTTGAATGAGATCAATAATGTATTGATGTTCGGCAAGACTTGCTTCGCCTAACTCGGCCATAGCACCCAGCATTAGCACCTTTTTTTCAGCAGGAAGTTTAGCAAAATTCTCAATGGCCAGTTTCATGCTGCTGGGGTTAGCATTATATGCATCCAGAATGATCTTATTTGTTCCTGATTCGATCAATTGCGAACGACTGTTGGAGGGTTGGTAGGATTCAATGGCTGCTTTGATCTTGTTTGGCGGAACCCTAAAATGAAGACCAACACAAACAGCGGCCAATACATTGGGCAGGTTATAATCGCCAACTAGATGGGTATTGATCAGGCCAATTTCGGGGGTACTGCTGATATTTACCTTAAGAAAAGGTTCGCTGCTGATAAGCTCGCCAGTAGTTAATGCATCATGTGTGCCATAACTGACTTTATGCCCAATGCCTTCGCTCATCTCCAGCAGGTAGTCAAAATCGTTATTAATGAAAATGGTTCCCTTAGTTTCTCTGATATAGTCATACAATTCGCCTTTCCCTTTTTTTACTCCTTCAATACCACCAAATCCTTCAAGATGCGCCTTACCAACATTATTAATAAGTCCATGAGTGGGTAATGCATATTTACAATAACCGGCAATTTCCTTCTGATGGTTTGCACCCATCTCTATCACGGCAATTTCTGCATCTGCTTTAACTTTCAAAAGTGTAAGCGGAATGCCAATATGGTTGTTGAGATTGCCTTCTGTTGTATATGTTTTAAAATGAGATGATAGTACAACATGGATCAACTCTTTCGTTGTAGTTTTTCCATTGCTGCCAGTAATAGCAATAAAAGGGATTTTGAATTGTTGGCGATGATATTTAGACAGTTCTTGTAACGTGCTTAATACATCTTGAACAACTATTATACGATCATCAGCGCCCGATACCACCTGATCAACAATTGAATAAGCCGCACCTTTTTCAAGCGCTTGCAATGCAAATTGGTTGCCATTAAAGTTGTCGCCTTTCAAGGCAAAAAACAGATCAGCTTCTTTCAGTTTACGTGTATCTGTTTGTACTGATGGGTGCTGGAGAAACAGTTGATAGAGTTCTTCGATACGCATAAGTCAAAGATAGCAGTATGATTATTTTGTAAGATTTATCCAACCGAATTTCTTTCTGTTGGTTACAAAAAGAAACCCCTCCGTTTTTCGGAGGGGTTAAATATCATCAAACGAAAAGATTAATTTCTCTTACGGTTGTTTTGTTTCTTTTTAGCGAACCAGTTACCGGTTTTGCGTCCGTTACCTTCCTGGCTGCCGTAACGTGTCATTGCACAACGGAAACCGATCATTGAGCTTCCCTGATCTTCTTCAAGGAAACGGCGTGAACCGGGGCTGAGCCAATAAGCACGGTCGTTCCAGCTACCACCTTTGTACACACGGCTCTTATCGCTGATCAAAGTTGTTTTTCCGTAGCCATATGTAACATTGCTTAAAGAATCACCATCGAGGTAGTCAATCGCATAACCCTTTTGATAGTTACGACGGTTCTTTACTTCGTCATCAGTTTCATCACGGTATTTGATACGGCCAAGAGAATCTCTTTCAGCTTTACCAGTGCTTAAATCAACACGTTGAAATTTATTACCACGATAGTAGTTGAAATCGTCACCATCGCTTGGGGTCATTGGTCTGTACACATCCGCTACCCACTCACTTACGTTACCGGCCATGTTATATAAACCGAAACCGTTGGGGAAGAAAGAATTGATCGGACCAGGAATTACAGCACGGTCATTCAAACCACCCGCAACACCCATGTTATCACCGGAACCACGCTTGAAGTTTGCCAGGAACTGACCTTGCCAGCTGCTGCGACGTGAATCACGCAAACCATTTACGTTTTGTGCCCAAGGATATACTTGCTTGTTTGCAGTTAACTCCTCACCACGTTTCTTCTCGCTACGACGTGGATTAGGGTTTTGTGCAATCAAACCATAAGCAGCATATTCCCACTCAGCCTCTGTTGGCAGACGGTAGTCAGGTAAAATGATACCCTCTTCGAAGCTGATGTTTGTAGGCACCTGCTTAGTGATAGGATCTTTATAAGTTTTGATATTCTTTCCGGGAGTTGCCTGGTATTCACCTAAAAGATACGCTTTTGTATTAAAGTTATCCTGGCCACCACCCTGCATTTGCTTTTGCAGTTCGGCCTTTTTGTTCGTGATACCTTTTTCGTAGAGGATGTTTTCGTTTACACGATCTCCACGCCATAAGCAATAATCATATGCCTGTTTCCAGGTTACACCCACAACTGGGTATAAGTTGTAAGATGGATGGCGGAAATAATAATCTACGTAAGGTTCGTTGTATGCCAACTCACTTCTCCATACCAATGTATCAGGTAAGGCATGGTTGGTAATTGAAGTGTCCTGGAACACACGGTCGAGCCAAAACAGGTATTCACGATAGTGAACGTTTGCAACTTCGGTTTCATCCATGTAGAATGAAGCAACCGTTACACGGCGTGGAATATTATTCCAGTCACGCATAACGTCCTCTTCCACAGCACCCATTGTGAAAGTACCACCTTCCACAAAAACGAGGCCTGGACCTGTTTTCTGCTCTTTTTCTTTTGATACACGGAAACCACTGCCGTTTGGATCATTGTACGTCCAGCCGGTTGAACTCGATTTTGCCGGTTTCTTCTTGAATAAATTACAAGATGTAATAAGTGTAGCCCCAATTAATAGGATACCTAGATTTTTAATGCGGAAAAGGTTTTTCATCTTTTCGTTCGTTTTGATAGTTAACGAGGAAGGTTCAAAAATATTGTATTGGATTTGTCAGCCCAAATTTTAAAAAGACCGATGACAAACATAGCTGAATCTTTTTAAATTCTGAAGGAATAGGGCATCGTGTTTTCTAATTTCAGTATTTCTGCTTACATGCCTGACCGTGAAATTACGTTTCAAAGCAGCATCACTTGGGTTGAAGCAATCTGAGTAAGCAGTTTTCATTTGTCAATCAGGTATCTTTGAATTCTCTGTTTATGCGATACAGCACCCTGTTGATAGCCTGTTTTTTTATTGTTGCCGCTAATGCCCAACGCACTTATCGCAATAATTCTGTATTGGCTACAGGCGATTGGTACAAATTGTCAGTTAAGCAGCCAGGTGTTTACCGGGTCAATATCGCATTTCTTCAATCATTAGGATTAAATACAACCAATCTGCAAAGTGGTAGTGTTCGCTTGTTTGGTAACGGCGGGGAAGTGCTGCCGGAAGATAATGTGGTGATCCCGGCAGATGATCTTTCTGAAAATGCAGTTTTAGTGATCGATGGTGGGGACGGTATACTTAACGGTAATGATTATCTCCTTTTTTATGCGAATGGTCCCCAGCAATGGGCGAAGGATTCTGTAAACAAGCGATTCCGGCACCGAAAGAATTTATACGGCAATGAATCCTATTATTTTTTGAATTTTTCCGGAACCGGAGCAAGAATACAAAACCGACCGGTTGCAGGAGCACCTAACCAGACTGCAACTTCTTTTAAGGACAGGATCTTTCATGAGCTTGATACCATTAATTTTTTGCGCAGCGGTAAAGAATGGTATGGCGAAGAATTCAGTAATACACCCGGTGGCACACTCAACAGGACTTTCAACTTCACAATTCCCAACTTTGTTGCAGGCCCGGTTCAAATGGTTTCCAATGTAGCTGCCAGAAGTAATGGTGTTGCAAGTTCATTTCTCATCAGGACAAATAATAACAATGTTGCTCAACACACCGTAAATGCAGTGGGGACTGGTACGTACGATCCGGTTGCTGCGGCGCATGAACTGGCTGCCTCTTTTAATCTTTCTCAAGCTTCGCTTAGCTTGCAGTACAGCTATCAACCCAGCAGTGTAAATGCGCAAGGTTGGCTTAATTGGTTTGAGTTATTTCCACAACGTCAATTAAGCATGGCAGGTGTTGATCAATTATTATTCAGAGATTGGGAAACTGTAGGCGCCGGCAACATTGCCGAATTTCGGCTACAGGGCGCCGTAAGCAGCACCGTAGTTTGGGATGTAACTGATCCACTTCGTCCACAAAACATAACGGGCACATTAAGCGGTAATGAATTCAGGTTTGTGAACACAGCTGAACGTTTGCGTGAATATATTGCTTTCAACCAAGCTAATTTTTTACAGCCAACTGCTGTTGGTAAGATCAGCAACCAGGATTTGCACGGTGCTGCAGCTCCAAATTATATTATTGTTGCACATCCGTCCTTACTTAGTGAAGCACAACGATTGGGGGCCTGGCATCGTCAGAATCAAAATCTTACAACACTAACTGTAAGCACTGAGCAGGTATATAACGAGTTTTCATCAGGTAGTCCTGATCCTTCAGCGATCCGGAATTTTGTAAAAATGTTTTACGACAGGGCAGGTGCCGATACAACAAAGCGCCCCCGTTATCTTTTGTTGTTTGGTGATGCATCCTATGATTATCTCAACCGTGTTAGCGGCAATACCAATTTTGTTCCTTGTTATGAAAGCGACATTTCACTTGATCCATTGGCAACATATACTTCAGATGACTTCTTTGGATTTTTGGATGATAATGATTTTGTAGGCCGACAGTTTCCATTGAGTCTGCTTGATATTGGTATAGGCCGTATTCCTGCAAAAAATATCCAGGAAGCTAAATCGGTGGTTGATAAGATCATCCGTTATCATGCAAAAGAAAGTTTTGGTCCTTGGCGCAATGATGTAACGTTGGTAGCAGACGATGAAGACAATAATATACATCTTGATGATGGAGAATTTCATGCATCTGTTATAGAACAAAACAAAACGTTCAACCTTTCAAAAATTTATCTGGATGCCTATCGCCAGCAAAGTGGCAGTGGCGGCAGTCGCTATCCTGAAGTGAACCAGGCCATCAATAATAGAATTTTTGCGGGCACGCTTATCTGGAATTACAGCGGACACGGAGGTTCGAGACGATTAGCAGGTGAAGCTATTCTCGAACAGGATATGGTGAACACATGGAGCAACAGTAACAAATTGCCACTGTTCATTACCGCTACTTGTGATTTTGCGCCTTACGATAATCCATCGGTTAATTCTATTGGCGAAAATATTCTCTTGCGGGAACGTACAGGTGCAATCGCATTAATGACAACTACCAGAGTAGTGTTTGCTTTCAGTAACCGCATCATGAACAATAATTATTTCCGTATTGCTTTGCAGCCCGACGCAAACGGAGTGAATCCATCATTGGGGGATGCTGTAAAACGGGCAAAGAACTTTACGTATCAAACCTTTGGTGATATTATCAATAACAGAAAATTTACACTTCTCGGCGATCCTGCTGTGCGGTTGGCTTTCCCGACATTGAAAGTACGTACAACATCTATCAACAATCAAATTCCCGTAACAGATACATTGAAAGCATTAGATCGTTACAGTATTAAAGGTGAAGTAACTGATGCTGCAGGAAACAAACTTTCAAATTTCAACGGCAACGTATATCCTGTTATTTATGATAAAGTGCAACAGGCAAAAACTTTCGGCAACGATGCGGGGAGTGTTGCAGTGAATTTTAATCAGCAATCAAATATTATTTTTAAAGGCAAAGCCAAAGTTACAAATGGTGAATTCAGCTATAGTTTTGTTGTGCCCAAAGACATCAACTATCAATTCGGAAATGGAAAAATAAGTTACTATGCAGAGAACGGCAACGTTGACGGTAATGGTGCCGAAACAACAATAATCGTTGGTGGTGCCGGTAATAATCCTGTTGCAGATGATCAAGGTCCGACAATAAAAGGTTATCTCAACGATGAAAAATTTGTAAACGGTGGTATTACCAATGAAACACCTGTTCTATTGGTAAAGCTCGCTGATTCAAGCGGCATCAATACTGTAGGCACAGGTATTGGTCATGATCTTACTGCGACATTGGATGATGATAACAGCCAGTTATTTGTATTGAATGATTATTACGAAGCAGACGCAGACAGCTATCAAAAAGGAACTGCACGTTTTCAATTGCCTGCATTAACAGAAGGATTACATGTATTAAAGATCAAAGCATGGGATGTGCAGAACAACAGCAATGAATACAGGCTTGAGTTTCGTGTAATAAAAGATGAAGAATTGAAATTGGCACACGTTTATAATTATCCCAATCCTTTTACTACAAGTACAAAGTTCATGTTTGAGCATAACCGCCCCGGTGATCAGTTAAAAGTGCTCATTCGTATTTACTCTGTTTCAGGAAAAGTAGTAAAAACAATCACACGTACAATATTTAATGAAGGAAACCGTTCTTTTGACATTGAGTGGGACGGAACAGATGATTTCGGCCAAAAAATTGGAAGAGGCGTTTATATCTACCAGTTAGAGGTGAAGGATTCATTTGGCAAAAAACAATCTGCATTGCAAAAGCTCGTTCTGCTTTAACCAAAATCTGTTTATGAACACTAATGTTCAATTTTCCTCTATTTTTATGGCTCAAATTTCAACTCTTATGAGAAAGAACGCCGCCTATACGTTAGGCCTATTGCTCTGCTTATCTTCCTTACAAACATTTGCACAACGAGCGGATTCAATTAATGTAGTTACTACTGCGGTACCTATGTTGCGTATTTCACCCGATGCACGTGCCGGCGGTATGGGTGATGTTGGTATTGCTACCTCACCTGATGCAAACTCTTCTTTTTTCAACCAGGCTAAAATCCCGTTTGCAAAAGAACGTTCTGCAATTGGATTAACATACACTCCATGGTTAAAAGATCTTGGTTTGAATGATGTGTTTATTGCAACTGTTGCAGGCTATCATCAAATTGATGAAATAACATCTATCTCCGGTTCATTACGTTATTTCAACCTCGGTACAATTCAGTTTACTGATTTCTCAGGTAACGACCTTCAACGTTTTGTGCCAAGAGAATTCGCCATTGACGGAGGTTATAGTCGCAAACTGAGTGATAAAATAGGTGTAGGTATTGCTCTTCGCTTTATTTATTCAAATCTTGGTACAGGTACATTTAACGGAGCTACGTTAAAGCCAGGTACAGCTGTGGCTGGTGACATTTCGTTTTACTATAATGGTTTGAACGAAGAAGGAACCGGTTTTACTGCAGGTGCGGTTATGAGCAACCTTGGCAGCAAGATCGCTTACACAAATGATGCACGTGGTAAAGATTATATTCCTGCCAACTTAGGAATTGGCGGAGTTTATACAAAAGCAATTGATGATGTAAACAAGATCGCTTTTGGTATTGATATTAATAAACTGATGGTGCCAACACCTCCAGGTTCGGTTCGTACAGCAGAAGAAATTGAAGCATACCGCAACAAAGGTGTTGTAGGTAGCTGGTTCTCTTCATTTGGTGATGCACCTGGTGGTTTCAATGAAGAGCTGAAAGAATTCCAGATCTCAACAGGTATGGAATACAGTTATAACGACCAGTTCTTTGCACGTGCCGGTTATTTCTACGAAGCAAAAACAAAAGGAAACCGTCGCTTCTTTAGCGTGGGTGCCGGTGTTAAATACAATAAGCTCGGGTTTAACTTCTCTTATCTTGTGCCAACAGGTCAGGGTATTAACCGTAACCCATTGAGCAACACAACTCGTTTCAGTTTGTTGTTTGATCTAGGTGGCGATGCTGGCGAATCAACGATCGAATAAGCTCAACAGATAAAAGATTTTGTCAAAAGCGGAGGTAGTTTACCTTCGCTTTTTTATTTACATTATGGGATTGAGAATTGGTTCAGGCGTTGATTACCATCAATTAGCGGAAGGAAGAAAATTGTTTATCGGTGGTGTAGAAATACCACATCATAAAGGTGCATTAGGTCACAGCGATGCCGATGTGCTGCTGCATGCTATTTGCGATGCGATGCTTGGTGCACTTGCGCTTGGCGATATTGGCACACATTTCCCCGATACTTCAGCTACTTTTAAAGACATCGACAGTAAAATTTTACTGCAGCAGAGTTTTGACAAGATCAGGGAGAAAGGTTACCGTGTGGTAAATGTTGACAGCACTTTGTGTTTACAGGCACCAAAGATCAAACCGTACATTGCACAAATGCAATCAACCATTGCCACAATTCTTGAACTTGAAGCAGATGCTGTTTCTGTAAAAGCCACCACAACTGAAAAAATGGGATTTGTTGGAAGAGAGGAGGGCCTTGTGGCTTATGCAACCGTATTGCTTGAAAAATAATAAACATGACAGTTAAGATCATCAATCAATCAAATAATCCTTTGCCTGCTTATGCCACTGAAGGCAGCAGCGGAATGGATGTAAGAGCTTTTATTAACGAAACCATTACATTACAACCACTCGAACGAGCGTTGATACCAACCGGTTTATTTATTGAACTACCGCAAGGTTTTGAAGCGCAAATACGACCAAGAAGTGGTTTGGCTATTAAACAAGGCATCACCTGTTTAAACACGCCGGGCACTGTTGATGCAGATTATCGTGGAGAAATTAAGATTATCTTAATCAACCTTAGTAATGAAATACAGTCTGTACGTAATGGTGACCGTATTGCACAGATGGTGATTCAGAAAGTAGAAAAAATTGATTGGGAGCTTTCTGTTGAACTGGAAGAAACTGAACGTAGCACCGGTGGCTTTGGCAGCACAGGAAAACATTAATAATTGATGATGAAGAATTTTCTATCTATACTCGTAACGATTGGGATGCTGATGGCTTTCAGTGCATGCAGATCAACGAAAAAAATTCAGCAGGCAATGGTAAAGAAAGATACCGTTGCTGTGGTACTACCTGTTGAAAAACTTCCAACGCATGAAGATACCATGCGCATGGTGGATGATGTGTTGACAAACGTTCAGAAAAAACACATCGACTTTAAAACATTCTCTGCAAAAATAAAAGTTGATTACAGCAACAGTAAAGGACGTCAGCCGGATTTTGTTGCCAATGTGCGGATGTTAAAAGACAGCCTCATCTGGATATCACTCAGCAATGATATTGGCATTGAAGGGATACGTGTATTGATATCAAAAGACAGTATTAAGTTATTGGATAAACTCGCAAACACTTACCAGGTTCGTCCGTTGAGCCATATTCAGGAACTGAGCCAGATACCTTTCAGCTTTGCTGACCTGCAGGATCTTCTCGTAGGCAATCCCATTTTTTTTAACAAAGACAGTGTTACATCCTATACAAATAACGTAAATGGCTATACGCTGTTGAGTATTGCACCATTGTTTAAAAATTTATTATCAGTTGCAAGTGACTATTCAGTACAGAAAAGCAAGCTGGATGATAATGATCCTACGCTTAACCGTACCTGTGATCTTATTTATAATAATTATGAGAATAAGACCGGTGTATCTTTTTCTACACAACGACAGATCACCATTTCGCAGCAGAATAAGCTGGATGTTGAGTTGAAATTCAAGGATTATAAGTTTAATGAGGAGCTGAGCTATCCCTTTACAGTTCCTAAAAAATTCAAAAGAATCTGAGCAGGCATACGTTTTCCGTTGATGCGGCGTTTACCCTGTTCGGGCATTAGCCTTATTTTTGTAACCAATCAAATCATATACCTATGCTGAAATTCTTGTTGGTAGTATGTTGTACCCTTTTGCAGGTGGTCTTGTTTGCACAGGATAAAAATGAATTGGAACGGAAGCGTAAACAAACGCTCCAGGAAATTGATATGCTTAACAGGCAGTATAATGATATCAAGAAGAACCAGAAGCAGAGTATTGGTCAGCTTACATTAATACAGAATAAGATCCGCTTGCGTAATGAAGTGATCAATACCATCAACAAACAGGTACGTGCCATCAATGGCGATATCAATACCTCATACATCGAGATGAGACGGTTGAAGAAAGATCTTGATACATTGAAAATGACTTACGCACACAATGTGGTGTATGCATACAAGAACAGGAGCAGTTACGATTTTCTCAACTTTTTATTCTCCGCTACAAATTTTAACGATGCAATACGCCGCATCGCTTACATGAAAGCATACAGGAGTTACAGGGCAGAGCAATTGGAGGTGATCAATAAAACAGAACTGATGTACAGGGATAAGATCACACAACTCACCAATGCACGTAAAGAAAAAAGTGCTGTGCTCACCGATCAAAGTAAAGAAATGGGCGAGTTAGTGAAGGATAAAGAAGAACAGGCATCGGTGGTGAATAATTTGAAGAAGAGAGAGAAGGAAATTAATAAAGACATTGCTACTAAGAAAAAGCAGGCACAACAATTACAGGCGTCTATTACTGCGGTGATCAACCGTGAAATTGCTGCGGCAAAGAAGGAAGCAAAAGAAAGAGAAGACAAGTTGAGAAAGGATAAAGAAACAGCAGATCGTATTGCAAAAGAAAA is part of the Lacibacter sediminis genome and harbors:
- a CDS encoding UDP-N-acetylmuramoyl-tripeptide--D-alanyl-D-alanine ligase — its product is MRIEELYQLFLQHPSVQTDTRKLKEADLFFALKGDNFNGNQFALQALEKGAAYSIVDQVVSGADDRIIVVQDVLSTLQELSKYHRQQFKIPFIAITGSNGKTTTKELIHVVLSSHFKTYTTEGNLNNHIGIPLTLLKVKADAEIAVIEMGANHQKEIAGYCKYALPTHGLINNVGKAHLEGFGGIEGVKKGKGELYDYIRETKGTIFINNDFDYLLEMSEGIGHKVSYGTHDALTTGELISSEPFLKVNISSTPEIGLINTHLVGDYNLPNVLAAVCVGLHFRVPPNKIKAAIESYQPSNSRSQLIESGTNKIILDAYNANPSSMKLAIENFAKLPAEKKVLMLGAMAELGEASLAEHQYIIDLIQKFNWHKVVLVGGDFNKISHSFENFKSSAEARDWFKNQQFTNTHLLIKGSRSMKMEEILS
- a CDS encoding SUMF1/EgtB/PvdO family nonheme iron enzyme, producing the protein MKNLFRIKNLGILLIGATLITSCNLFKKKPAKSSSTGWTYNDPNGSGFRVSKEKEQKTGPGLVFVEGGTFTMGAVEEDVMRDWNNIPRRVTVASFYMDETEVANVHYREYLFWLDRVFQDTSITNHALPDTLVWRSELAYNEPYVDYYFRHPSYNLYPVVGVTWKQAYDYCLWRGDRVNENILYEKGITNKKAELQKQMQGGGQDNFNTKAYLLGEYQATPGKNIKTYKDPITKQVPTNISFEEGIILPDYRLPTEAEWEYAAYGLIAQNPNPRRSEKKRGEELTANKQVYPWAQNVNGLRDSRRSSWQGQFLANFKRGSGDNMGVAGGLNDRAVIPGPINSFFPNGFGLYNMAGNVSEWVADVYRPMTPSDGDDFNYYRGNKFQRVDLSTGKAERDSLGRIKYRDETDDEVKNRRNYQKGYAIDYLDGDSLSNVTYGYGKTTLISDKSRVYKGGSWNDRAYWLSPGSRRFLEEDQGSSMIGFRCAMTRYGSQEGNGRKTGNWFAKKKQNNRKRN
- a CDS encoding DUF4292 domain-containing protein; its protein translation is MMKNFLSILVTIGMLMAFSACRSTKKIQQAMVKKDTVAVVLPVEKLPTHEDTMRMVDDVLTNVQKKHIDFKTFSAKIKVDYSNSKGRQPDFVANVRMLKDSLIWISLSNDIGIEGIRVLISKDSIKLLDKLANTYQVRPLSHIQELSQIPFSFADLQDLLVGNPIFFNKDSVTSYTNNVNGYTLLSIAPLFKNLLSVASDYSVQKSKLDDNDPTLNRTCDLIYNNYENKTGVSFSTQRQITISQQNKLDVELKFKDYKFNEELSYPFTVPKKFKRI
- the porU gene encoding type IX secretion system sortase PorU gives rise to the protein MRYSTLLIACFFIVAANAQRTYRNNSVLATGDWYKLSVKQPGVYRVNIAFLQSLGLNTTNLQSGSVRLFGNGGEVLPEDNVVIPADDLSENAVLVIDGGDGILNGNDYLLFYANGPQQWAKDSVNKRFRHRKNLYGNESYYFLNFSGTGARIQNRPVAGAPNQTATSFKDRIFHELDTINFLRSGKEWYGEEFSNTPGGTLNRTFNFTIPNFVAGPVQMVSNVAARSNGVASSFLIRTNNNNVAQHTVNAVGTGTYDPVAAAHELAASFNLSQASLSLQYSYQPSSVNAQGWLNWFELFPQRQLSMAGVDQLLFRDWETVGAGNIAEFRLQGAVSSTVVWDVTDPLRPQNITGTLSGNEFRFVNTAERLREYIAFNQANFLQPTAVGKISNQDLHGAAAPNYIIVAHPSLLSEAQRLGAWHRQNQNLTTLTVSTEQVYNEFSSGSPDPSAIRNFVKMFYDRAGADTTKRPRYLLLFGDASYDYLNRVSGNTNFVPCYESDISLDPLATYTSDDFFGFLDDNDFVGRQFPLSLLDIGIGRIPAKNIQEAKSVVDKIIRYHAKESFGPWRNDVTLVADDEDNNIHLDDGEFHASVIEQNKTFNLSKIYLDAYRQQSGSGGSRYPEVNQAINNRIFAGTLIWNYSGHGGSRRLAGEAILEQDMVNTWSNSNKLPLFITATCDFAPYDNPSVNSIGENILLRERTGAIALMTTTRVVFAFSNRIMNNNYFRIALQPDANGVNPSLGDAVKRAKNFTYQTFGDIINNRKFTLLGDPAVRLAFPTLKVRTTSINNQIPVTDTLKALDRYSIKGEVTDAAGNKLSNFNGNVYPVIYDKVQQAKTFGNDAGSVAVNFNQQSNIIFKGKAKVTNGEFSYSFVVPKDINYQFGNGKISYYAENGNVDGNGAETTIIVGGAGNNPVADDQGPTIKGYLNDEKFVNGGITNETPVLLVKLADSSGINTVGTGIGHDLTATLDDDNSQLFVLNDYYEADADSYQKGTARFQLPALTEGLHVLKIKAWDVQNNSNEYRLEFRVIKDEELKLAHVYNYPNPFTTSTKFMFEHNRPGDQLKVLIRIYSVSGKVVKTITRTIFNEGNRSFDIEWDGTDDFGQKIGRGVYIYQLEVKDSFGKKQSALQKLVLL
- a CDS encoding murein hydrolase activator EnvC family protein, yielding MLKFLLVVCCTLLQVVLFAQDKNELERKRKQTLQEIDMLNRQYNDIKKNQKQSIGQLTLIQNKIRLRNEVINTINKQVRAINGDINTSYIEMRRLKKDLDTLKMTYAHNVVYAYKNRSSYDFLNFLFSATNFNDAIRRIAYMKAYRSYRAEQLEVINKTELMYRDKITQLTNARKEKSAVLTDQSKEMGELVKDKEEQASVVNNLKKREKEINKDIATKKKQAQQLQASITAVINREIAAAKKEAKEREDKLRKDKETADRIAKENAKTNPTTTTTAPAVTAPVVKKEEPKKTESYLEYNKEDLALGNSFESNKGKLPFPVDNGYVSINFGSYVIPGTNIKGNQDFITIASPSGTSVKACFDGEVRSVFDVGGNTAVIIQHGKYFTTYSNLSSTNVSKGQTVKTGQVIGRVGTNIDGDGELNFVLARENQMINPSPWLRGR
- the dut gene encoding dUTP diphosphatase yields the protein MTVKIINQSNNPLPAYATEGSSGMDVRAFINETITLQPLERALIPTGLFIELPQGFEAQIRPRSGLAIKQGITCLNTPGTVDADYRGEIKIILINLSNEIQSVRNGDRIAQMVIQKVEKIDWELSVELEETERSTGGFGSTGKH
- the porV gene encoding type IX secretion system outer membrane channel protein PorV, coding for MRKNAAYTLGLLLCLSSLQTFAQRADSINVVTTAVPMLRISPDARAGGMGDVGIATSPDANSSFFNQAKIPFAKERSAIGLTYTPWLKDLGLNDVFIATVAGYHQIDEITSISGSLRYFNLGTIQFTDFSGNDLQRFVPREFAIDGGYSRKLSDKIGVGIALRFIYSNLGTGTFNGATLKPGTAVAGDISFYYNGLNEEGTGFTAGAVMSNLGSKIAYTNDARGKDYIPANLGIGGVYTKAIDDVNKIAFGIDINKLMVPTPPGSVRTAEEIEAYRNKGVVGSWFSSFGDAPGGFNEELKEFQISTGMEYSYNDQFFARAGYFYEAKTKGNRRFFSVGAGVKYNKLGFNFSYLVPTGQGINRNPLSNTTRFSLLFDLGGDAGESTIE
- the ispF gene encoding 2-C-methyl-D-erythritol 2,4-cyclodiphosphate synthase, with the translated sequence MGLRIGSGVDYHQLAEGRKLFIGGVEIPHHKGALGHSDADVLLHAICDAMLGALALGDIGTHFPDTSATFKDIDSKILLQQSFDKIREKGYRVVNVDSTLCLQAPKIKPYIAQMQSTIATILELEADAVSVKATTTEKMGFVGREEGLVAYATVLLEK
- a CDS encoding T9SS type A sorting domain-containing protein — protein: MKQFLLAFFFLFSGLFSLAQTYWPHAPTPYPKCNTMPTNCTKVAVPSAPAGGDWNDPNSWSPIGVPTADQIVCIPSGKKINLSGNLDYSAIRLQIFVCGILDFDFSSPGKLSLAAWSFIQIYSGGVINARNGDAELIEIGGEDVWRHNNNDINGPWVLSYPYVGAGVLSVAFNYFKAEQKQPYTVRLEWATLVENNSSSFIIERSSDQKTWIEIGKLAAQGNSNSRSIYSHLDLQPENGYNYYRLKQVDITGQMTYSETVRFNNQIRKNLSVFPNPVGDVTQLYGKESFKAGQTIQIIDAKGTRIKMINPTGGNRLQINLSGYSAGLYLLQLIENGKVMENLQFVKQ